The DNA segment CCGGCTCGGTGGTGATCGACGGCACCGAGGTCCGTGGCATCGACGAACGCTGCGCGGTGGCTTTCCAGGAGCCACGACTGCTGCCCTGGCACACCCTTCAGGCCAATGTCGCGATCGGCCTGCCCAAGGCGTCCAGCGCCAGTGAGGGCAAGGCGAAAGTGGCTGAGCTGCTGCAGCTGGTCGAGCTCGACCAGTTCGCCAAGCACCGCCCGAGGGAGGTCTCCGGCGGAATGGCACAGCGGGCCTCCCTGGCCCGGGCGCTGGCCCGGAACCCCGGGGTCCTCCTCCTCGACGAGCCGTTTGGTGCCCTGGACGCCCTCACCCGGATCAAAATGCAGGACCTCCTGCTCGACATCCACAAGGCCCAACCGACCACGGTATTGCTGGTCACCCACGACGTCGATGAAGCGCTGCAGCTCGCCGACCGGATCATTGTCCTGGGCGCCGACGGCGACCAACCCGGCGCCACCATCACCGAGGTCCTCACCG comes from the Arthrobacter sp. CAN_C5 genome and includes:
- a CDS encoding ABC transporter ATP-binding protein, with product MTVLASPQSPTTVSAKQALNVRFTGLGRSFGPAADRRTVLRDINFDVAAGEVLAILGPSGCGKSTLLRAAAGLDALNAGSVVIDGTEVRGIDERCAVAFQEPRLLPWHTLQANVAIGLPKASSASEGKAKVAELLQLVELDQFAKHRPREVSGGMAQRASLARALARNPGVLLLDEPFGALDALTRIKMQDLLLDIHKAQPTTVLLVTHDVDEALQLADRIIVLGADGDQPGATITEVLTVPGDRPRDRNSADLGRMRSSLLTSLGVTGH